In Candidatus Poribacteria bacterium, the DNA window ATATCTTTCATTTCACCGTTCTCCATGACCCGAAGCGGAAAATCAGCTGTCCAGAAATCGGTGTCTGTTATCACACCCTTCGTTCCCATAATCTGCCTGTATTTAATCGTCTCTTCTCCGACCCGAGAGGTCTCATAAACACCAACGGCACCGCTTTCAAACTCAATGACTGCGTGCCCCCAATCTTCATAAACGTTGTTGTTGGAACTCGGCGCGAATTGCTTCGTGATGCCGGTGATTTTCTTCGGTTCACTTTGGGCATAACATCGAAGTTGGGACATCCGATGGACTCCCATATCAATGCAAACACCGGAGTGGGACGTAAATGTGGATATAGGCGATTCTATGCCGCGCGGCTTTCCCGCACCCTGCTCAAACGGTCTACGTCCGAAAGGTTCGATAAAGTGCACTCGCGCAATGTCACCCAGCACACCCTCCTGAATGAGTTTAATGATGATCCGATCCCCGGGCATCCGAAAGTAATTCTCGGCGACCTCAAAATGGACCCCGTTTTTTTCGCAACTGTCTATGATTACATCGCAGCAGGTGAGGGTGGGTGCCATCGGCTTTTCAACGATTGGATGCATCTTGTGTTCAGCGGCGATCTTCGCGATTGTATGGTGTTCATAATCACCGGTACTGATGTCTACAACATCGATGTTGCTGTGTTTTTCCAGCATCTGTTCGACATCTGTATAGTAAGGGAGACCGTATTCTTCACCGGCTGCGCGAGCGGTATCTTCATCAATATCGCACACGGCTACGTAATCCAAATCCCCTCTTTTCGTCAACTCAGCGATTGTCGGCAGATGCCAACGTTTCGCGACCCAACCACAACCCACGGATGCAATCTTGGCTTTCCGCATTCCTTGTCTCCTTCACTCGCAATGATATTACTGAGATGGTTGTATTTTCTCAGTTAATTCCTCGTCAACGGTGATTGCCAGATGCCCTTGGGGGCCGACCATCTTATTCACCATAATTGACTCAAGCTCTTTATGCTCAAGAGCAGTCAGTTCTTCTGCCAAGGGACTGTTGAGAAAGTCTTTATAGGGACGACTTGTATCCATAAACGGCATGATGTACATCGGAATAACCGCCTGCAACATTGCCGCTCGCTTATGTGGCGTGCGATTTACGCCGGCGCGATGCCAAATCCGAGAATCGTAGACGATGTAGCTCCCCGGTGGTGCCTCGACCACATCGGCATCCGGTCCGGTGTATGGCAGTCCTTTGGATTCACGATGCCCGTCCTCCCTGGAGGTGTTTCCGTTTACCCACTCGACGGGTGGACCTTGACCGAATGTGTGGGATCCGAGTTTGAAACAGGTTGCTCCGTTTTCTTTGCGGAATTCCGAGACGCAGAGGTTTCGCTGGACCCCCATGACCAAACCCTCGACCTTGTGAATCGGTATTCGGTTGACAACTTCACTGCCAGCGATACCCCAGAGATAGGGAAAATCTGAGTGCCACCCTTGAACTTTTCGTCTGCCATCGTCTGGTGGAAGTATAGCAAAACCCGGCGAGTGTCCGAGGCGTATTTCCTGTGTCTGCATATACTCACGCATCAACCACAAAGAGACGGGTTCCGTTGCAATCTTAGCGACCGCTGCAGTCTCATTCATTGGTGGCATACGCCGCTCGTAGGTTTCTGCCTCCCAGCGCCCCGTGCAGCTCACCTTCTCCAATTCTTCGACAATATCAGGTGCGATAATGGAAGGTAGGCAGGCCCAGCCGTTCTGTTTGAAGGATTCCAGATACTCGGACGGCAGGTGCGCGGGACCGTGTCCAGCGGAGAACACGGCACTTTCGGCACCTATGCTGCCGTCGCTCGCGAGTGAATCCCCGTTATGACGCAAGTTATAACCGTTCTCAGCGTCAGCGGATTCGGCTTCGAGGTGGATACCCGTGACGACGTGGCGGTAGGCAGCGGTGCCTTCGACCTGCTCCCATATCGCCTGATCGTCGGTGTAATCAAAGGTTGAGAGTTCGTTCGTGTCGGACACGCCGAGGAAATCGCCATCGACGTTCCGAAGTAGTGTAAAGTGCGCCGACGGCTTTTCAACCCGGACAACGCGTTCCTGAAAAATATCGTCTTTCACCATTTTAAGCTTTCCTTGCCGAGAAACAACAGACGTTTGAACTTTGACGTGCGTTCCTCAAATCCGCCTGCGTGTTTTTGCTTGGGGTTTTTGATAGGGGTCTTTGCTTGGGCATTTCTGCGTGTTTCTGCGTATTTCTGCGTATTGTTGCAGGCTACGTTTTTTGATTAGAATGATCCAAATTGCTACCTAATAGGTTTTGAGCGTTTCAATACAGATTTTTCGAGGAAAGGTGTTTCTTTACACCCCGTAGGGGTGATATTGCCTCGCAGTGAGAGTAGAAAAACAGTTTCCAATTCCCCGCACCCCGTAGGGGTGATATGTAGAGAAGAAATGGCAACTTGCGTTATATCTTCTAATGCGTAACGCCCACCTCTGCAAGCCACGCTTCCAGCAGCTGCATGTTGCCGAGTGTATCGTCCCAAGACATCGCCGGTGCTTGCCGATCTGCGATGTGGTTGGCGACTGTATCTGCCTCATAAGTGAAGAGGTCCCGATCAACGTCGATCGTAATTTCTTCCTGACGCTGATGCGCGTCAACGATAATTTTTGTTGACGGGAAAGTTGTATCCAATGGCAACGGCTCTCGTGCCTGGCGACAGAGCGATGAAGGCAACCAAGGGCTTGGAATCGTAATTGAGCCTTCTGTGCCGTAGATAAAGACGCTGCTCCCAACGCTGCATTCAACGGCAGCGATTATCTCCCCAATGATACCGTTTTCAAATTTGAGCGTCGCTGCTGCGATGTGGTCAACCCCCGTAGGACCGACTTTGCCGTTCCCTTTTACTTCAACAGGGTTCAAAAACAGTTTGTTTTCAGGGGCACCCGCCAGTTTGCGAGTCATTGAAGCCGTATAGCACCCGATGTCAAGGATACCGCCGCCACCCATTTCACGGTTGAAAATTCGGCTTTGGGGGTTAAAATTCGACCGATAACTGAAAGTCGATCGGATAACAAGGACATCGCCGATCGTGCCGTCCTGTATCAGTTCGACCACCTTCGCAACCTGCGGATGGGTCCGATAC includes these proteins:
- a CDS encoding Gfo/Idh/MocA family oxidoreductase, encoding MRKAKIASVGCGWVAKRWHLPTIAELTKRGDLDYVAVCDIDEDTARAAGEEYGLPYYTDVEQMLEKHSNIDVVDISTGDYEHHTIAKIAAEHKMHPIVEKPMAPTLTCCDVIIDSCEKNGVHFEVAENYFRMPGDRIIIKLIQEGVLGDIARVHFIEPFGRRPFEQGAGKPRGIESPISTFTSHSGVCIDMGVHRMSQLRCYAQSEPKKITGITKQFAPSSNNNVYEDWGHAVIEFESGAVGVYETSRVGEETIKYRQIMGTKGVITDTDFWTADFPLRVMENGEMKDIPIETERHHVDGVDVLSRIVVHTDPQIVYENPFRTYAIDDWNVGTAEEIMTIARAALTGEPPEYGVGGRKDVEMCIALYESSRTGMMPIDIPITETTGYEQMVHDEFRQKFGHAIDA
- a CDS encoding Gfo/Idh/MocA family oxidoreductase, which gives rise to MLNWGVMGAGGIAYVFCNGMRFTDSGQILAVASRTQSKIDRLTNDYNIPRQYNDYDGLLTDDDIDAVYIATIHPLHAEWAIKCAEAGKHLLIEKPISMNHAEAAAMIDAARENDVFLMEAFMYRTHPQVAKVVELIQDGTIGDVLVIRSTFSYRSNFNPQSRIFNREMGGGGILDIGCYTASMTRKLAGAPENKLFLNPVEVKGNGKVGPTGVDHIAAATLKFENGIIGEIIAAVECSVGSSVFIYGTEGSITIPSPWLPSSLCRQAREPLPLDTTFPSTKIIVDAHQRQEEITIDVDRDLFTYEADTVANHIADRQAPAMSWDDTLGNMQLLEAWLAEVGVTH